Proteins from a single region of Geothrix sp. PMB-07:
- the queF gene encoding preQ(1) synthase — protein sequence MVTRPTGKLDTFTSPRPGRPFTITFETEEFTCLCPLTGQPDFAKLRIVYQPDQLCVESKSLKLYLWSFRDQGAFHEAVTNQILDDLVKALQPQWMRIEGDFLIRGGIRTLVVAEHGKKH from the coding sequence GTGGTGACGCGGCCCACGGGCAAGCTCGACACCTTCACGAGCCCGCGACCGGGACGCCCCTTTACCATCACCTTCGAGACGGAGGAGTTCACCTGCCTCTGCCCGCTCACGGGCCAGCCGGACTTCGCGAAGCTCCGCATCGTCTACCAGCCCGACCAGCTCTGCGTGGAATCGAAGTCGCTCAAGCTCTACCTCTGGAGCTTCCGCGACCAGGGTGCCTTCCACGAGGCGGTGACCAACCAGATCCTGGATGACCTGGTGAAGGCCCTTCAGCCCCAGTGGATGCGCATCGAAGGTGACTTCCTCATCCGTGGCGGCATCCGTACGCTGGTGGTGGCTGAACACGGGAAGAAGCATTAG
- a CDS encoding lysophospholipid acyltransferase family protein, giving the protein MAVRVAIAERGRPLGSPLSVWLSFRMMPFLAAGLSKLWSYTLRVKRIGFEGVEDLVARDERFILSFWHRRLFMMPLSYPFIRKERGVAILSSDSKDGERSAATWRWFGIHAVRGTASDDGAKALVRMIQAVKQGWDFGITPDGPRGPLMELKPGVTALARKTGAWIVPVTLAFDQQFELKTWDRMVIPMPFSTCTIRYGTPYRIPPKADDQVEGQRLQREMDDLEAWAEEITHG; this is encoded by the coding sequence ATGGCGGTCCGCGTGGCCATTGCGGAGCGGGGCCGCCCCCTGGGCTCGCCCCTGTCCGTGTGGTTGAGCTTCCGCATGATGCCCTTTCTGGCGGCGGGGCTGTCCAAGCTGTGGTCCTACACCCTGCGGGTGAAGCGGATCGGCTTTGAGGGCGTGGAAGATCTGGTGGCCCGTGACGAGCGGTTCATCCTCAGCTTCTGGCACCGGCGCCTCTTCATGATGCCGCTCTCCTATCCTTTCATCCGCAAGGAAAGGGGCGTGGCCATCCTCTCCAGCGACAGCAAGGATGGCGAACGCAGCGCCGCCACCTGGCGCTGGTTCGGCATCCACGCCGTGCGCGGCACGGCCAGCGACGATGGCGCCAAGGCCCTGGTGCGCATGATCCAGGCCGTGAAGCAGGGCTGGGATTTCGGCATCACGCCCGATGGCCCCCGCGGGCCGCTCATGGAACTGAAACCTGGCGTCACCGCCCTGGCGCGCAAGACCGGCGCCTGGATTGTGCCCGTCACCCTGGCCTTCGACCAGCAGTTCGAATTGAAAACCTGGGACCGCATGGTGATCCCCATGCCCTTCTCGACCTGCACCATCCGCTACGGAACCCCGTACCGCATTCCACCCAAGGCCGATGATCAGGTTGAAGGCCAGCGGCTTCAACGCGAGATGGATGACCTTGAAGCTTGGGCCGAGGAGATCACCCATGGCTGA
- the gmk gene encoding guanylate kinase, with amino-acid sequence MIHHPGNVFVVSAPSGAGKSTLAQRLVRSVPDLIFSISFTTRKPRPGEVDGQDYFFIDDERFDAMVRENGFVEWVEVYGRRYGTGRAWLEGVLATGRDVLLDIETTGAQNLRQAIPDARMIFILPPSAAALEARLRSRGKDTDEQIRIRMQHARHEMELYRTYDYLILNDALELAYRQFESIIHATRAARERMTPVADRILEGF; translated from the coding sequence TTGATCCACCATCCAGGCAACGTGTTTGTGGTCTCTGCGCCCTCGGGCGCGGGCAAGTCGACCCTCGCCCAAAGGCTGGTGCGGTCCGTGCCGGACCTGATCTTCTCCATCTCCTTCACCACCCGGAAACCCCGCCCCGGCGAAGTGGATGGCCAGGACTACTTCTTCATCGACGACGAACGCTTCGACGCCATGGTCCGCGAGAACGGCTTCGTGGAATGGGTGGAGGTCTACGGCCGCCGCTACGGCACGGGCCGAGCGTGGCTCGAGGGCGTCCTCGCCACGGGCCGCGATGTCCTGCTCGACATCGAGACCACCGGCGCCCAGAACCTGCGCCAGGCCATCCCCGATGCCCGCATGATCTTCATCCTGCCCCCTTCGGCGGCCGCCCTGGAGGCACGCCTGCGCAGCCGCGGCAAGGACACCGATGAGCAGATCCGCATCCGCATGCAGCATGCCCGGCACGAGATGGAGCTCTACCGCACATACGACTACCTGATCCTCAACGACGCCCTGGAGCTCGCCTACCGGCAATTCGAGAGCATCATCCACGCCACGCGCGCGGCCCGAGAGCGCATGACCCCGGTGGCAGACCGGATTCTGGAAGGCTTCTAG
- the queC gene encoding 7-cyano-7-deazaguanine synthase QueC — translation MAELAVVSLSGGMDSCVTAAIARAQGYELALLHADYGQLTQARERQAYRDIADFYEVPASRRLIIGFDTLKAIGGSALTDPSIALPDGDLDNPGVPVSYVPFRNAHLLATCVSWAEVLRARAIFVGFVEEDSSGYPDCREAFLRSFEQTANLGTKPETQLAFHAPLIHLRKAEIIRRGRELGAPLHLSWSCYQGEAEACGHCDSCHLRLRGFKEAGFPDPIPYAFIPDHLK, via the coding sequence ATGGCTGAACTTGCGGTTGTTTCCCTATCCGGCGGCATGGACAGCTGTGTCACCGCTGCCATCGCCCGCGCCCAGGGGTACGAACTGGCGCTGCTCCACGCGGACTACGGTCAGCTCACCCAGGCCCGGGAGCGCCAGGCCTACCGGGACATTGCGGACTTCTACGAAGTGCCAGCCTCCCGGCGCCTCATCATCGGCTTCGACACCTTGAAGGCCATCGGCGGGTCGGCGCTCACGGATCCCAGCATTGCCCTGCCTGATGGCGATCTGGACAACCCGGGCGTGCCCGTGAGCTATGTGCCCTTCCGCAATGCGCACCTGCTGGCCACCTGCGTGAGCTGGGCCGAGGTGTTGCGGGCGCGGGCCATCTTTGTGGGCTTCGTGGAAGAGGACAGCAGCGGCTACCCGGATTGCCGAGAGGCCTTCCTGCGCAGCTTCGAGCAGACCGCCAACCTGGGCACCAAGCCCGAGACGCAGCTGGCCTTCCACGCCCCCCTCATCCACCTGCGCAAGGCCGAAATCATTCGTCGCGGCCGGGAGCTGGGCGCGCCCCTGCACCTCAGCTGGTCCTGTTACCAGGGCGAAGCCGAGGCCTGCGGCCACTGCGACAGCTGCCACCTGCGCCTGCGCGGATTCAAAGAGGCCGGCTTCCCCGATCCGATTCCCTACGCATTCATCCCTGACCACTTGAAATGA
- a CDS encoding acyl-CoA dehydrogenase family protein: MDVTLPEHVEALRQEVRKFAEKEIRPHVMVWDEAKTFPFDVVKQLGEMGMMGVIFPEQYGGAGMGYLEYAVVVEELSRVDGSVGITVAAHNSLCSNHIFAMGDERQKQAYLVPLASGKAIGAWGLTEPGSGSDAGSLRTSARKEGSHYILNGSKTFITHGTVGDIFVVMARTRAPLPSRSSADGISAFVLEKGMNGFRPGKQENKLGLRASDTSELILEDVKVPEANLLGEDGLGFKQAMKTLDGGRISIGALGLGMAQGAFEEAVRYSKIRHTFGRPLADHQGIQFKLANMGTEIEAARLLITRAAGLKDAGLPYAKAASMAKLYSSEVACRVADEAVQILGGYGYIKDYPVEKYYRDVKLCTIGEGTSEIQRTVIARYLLAEY, from the coding sequence ATGGACGTCACGCTGCCCGAGCACGTGGAAGCCCTGCGCCAGGAAGTCCGCAAGTTCGCCGAGAAGGAAATCCGCCCCCATGTCATGGTCTGGGACGAAGCCAAGACCTTTCCCTTCGACGTGGTGAAACAACTGGGCGAGATGGGCATGATGGGCGTCATCTTCCCGGAGCAGTATGGCGGCGCGGGCATGGGCTATCTGGAGTACGCCGTGGTGGTCGAAGAGCTATCCCGGGTGGATGGCTCCGTGGGCATCACCGTGGCGGCCCACAACAGCCTGTGCAGCAACCACATCTTTGCCATGGGCGATGAGCGGCAGAAGCAGGCCTACCTGGTGCCCCTGGCCAGCGGCAAGGCCATCGGCGCCTGGGGCCTTACGGAGCCCGGATCGGGCAGCGACGCGGGTTCGCTGCGAACCTCAGCCCGGAAGGAGGGGTCCCATTACATCCTCAACGGCTCGAAGACCTTCATCACCCACGGCACCGTGGGCGACATCTTCGTGGTCATGGCCCGCACCCGCGCGCCCCTGCCGAGCCGCAGCAGTGCCGACGGCATCAGCGCTTTCGTTCTGGAAAAGGGCATGAACGGCTTCCGCCCCGGCAAGCAGGAGAACAAGCTGGGCCTGCGGGCCAGCGACACCTCCGAACTCATCCTGGAGGACGTGAAAGTGCCTGAAGCCAACCTTCTGGGCGAGGACGGCCTGGGCTTCAAGCAGGCCATGAAGACCCTGGATGGCGGGCGCATCAGCATTGGAGCACTCGGCCTTGGCATGGCCCAGGGCGCCTTCGAGGAGGCCGTGCGCTACAGCAAGATCCGCCACACCTTCGGCCGTCCCCTGGCCGATCACCAGGGCATCCAGTTCAAGCTGGCGAACATGGGCACTGAAATCGAAGCCGCCCGCCTGCTCATCACCCGCGCCGCCGGGCTGAAGGATGCGGGCCTGCCCTACGCCAAGGCCGCCAGCATGGCCAAGCTCTACAGTTCCGAAGTGGCCTGCCGCGTGGCCGACGAGGCCGTGCAGATCCTGGGCGGCTACGGCTACATCAAGGACTACCCCGTGGAGAAGTACTACCGGGATGTGAAGCTCTGCACCATCGGTGAGGGCACCAGCGAAATCCAACGCACCGTCATCGCCCGCTACCTGCTGGCCGAATACTGA
- a CDS encoding S9 family peptidase, which produces MRRAAPLLVGFSLLAAASSLQASRPLQVDDLFKVKRVGDPQISSQADLAYQVGTVDFAANKTVNRIWLKATTGEAKELDLGSGSQSRPRFSPDGKRLAYQSGGQIWIVDLSTKEKRQLTKLSGSAEGQLWSPDGKWIAFLSTTVPSGNDAENAAYLKAKEASKVSGRLYTTLTYRHWNEWKDARQVSHLFVVPADGSAAPRDLTAGFTTDVPNYAGVSAGDGYAWAPDSQALAFESAPDQPKATSTNGEIYEVALSGGPARKLTTNPAMDNSPRYSPDGKSLAWRAQRREGFEADKWELWVMDRSTGKVVRTTAAFDQSFGDFAWQGSDLVAVSEKQGQAELFRWDGKGLKQLSTGLHIEGFALSQNAATVVSSSLNTPPDLYTVDFKTGQATRASRHNEALAQELGLNAGEPLWVDTLPVDGKPTKTHAYIVKPLGFDPKKTYPVAFVIHGGPQGAWANAWHPRWNAQAWASRGFITVLPNPRGSTGFGQAYCDAISGDWNGAVMTDLMNTLDASLKAVPNADPKRVVAAGGSYGGYAVNWISGHYADRFAAFVTHASIFNTESMQLGTEELWFPHWEFKGWPWESAANKARWQSQSPTTGIANMTKPMLVIHGELDYRVPVTEAFQLYNTLQVRGIPSQLLYFPDEAHFVAKPQNSKLWYETVLGWCEKWTK; this is translated from the coding sequence ATGAGACGCGCCGCACCCCTCCTTGTTGGCTTCTCCCTTCTGGCGGCTGCGAGCAGCCTGCAGGCCAGCCGCCCCCTGCAGGTCGACGACCTGTTCAAGGTCAAGCGGGTCGGCGATCCGCAGATTTCCAGCCAGGCTGACCTCGCCTACCAGGTGGGCACCGTGGATTTCGCCGCCAACAAGACCGTGAACCGCATCTGGCTCAAGGCGACCACCGGCGAGGCCAAGGAACTCGATCTCGGCAGCGGCAGCCAATCCCGCCCCCGCTTCAGCCCCGACGGCAAACGCCTGGCCTACCAGTCCGGCGGTCAGATCTGGATCGTCGATCTCTCCACCAAGGAGAAACGCCAGCTCACCAAGCTCAGTGGCAGCGCCGAAGGCCAGCTCTGGAGCCCCGACGGCAAGTGGATCGCCTTCCTCAGCACCACCGTGCCCAGCGGCAACGATGCCGAGAACGCCGCCTACCTGAAGGCCAAGGAGGCCTCCAAGGTGTCGGGCCGTCTCTACACCACGCTGACCTACCGTCACTGGAACGAGTGGAAGGATGCCCGGCAGGTGAGCCACCTCTTCGTGGTGCCCGCCGATGGCAGCGCCGCACCCCGCGATCTCACCGCGGGCTTCACCACCGATGTGCCCAACTACGCGGGCGTCTCTGCGGGCGATGGCTATGCCTGGGCGCCGGACAGCCAGGCCCTGGCCTTTGAATCCGCCCCCGATCAGCCCAAAGCCACCAGCACCAACGGTGAAATCTACGAAGTGGCCCTGAGTGGCGGTCCCGCCCGGAAGCTCACAACCAATCCGGCCATGGACAACAGCCCGCGCTACTCACCCGATGGCAAATCCCTGGCCTGGCGCGCCCAGCGCCGCGAGGGCTTCGAGGCCGACAAGTGGGAGCTCTGGGTCATGGACCGCAGCACGGGCAAGGTCGTGCGCACCACCGCGGCCTTCGACCAGAGCTTCGGCGACTTCGCATGGCAGGGCAGCGACCTGGTGGCTGTCAGCGAGAAGCAGGGCCAGGCCGAGCTCTTCCGCTGGGATGGCAAGGGTCTGAAGCAGCTCAGCACGGGCCTCCACATCGAAGGGTTTGCGCTCAGCCAGAACGCCGCCACCGTGGTGAGCAGCAGCCTGAACACCCCGCCGGACCTCTACACCGTGGACTTCAAGACCGGCCAGGCCACCCGCGCCTCCCGCCACAACGAGGCCCTGGCGCAGGAGCTGGGCCTCAACGCCGGCGAGCCCCTCTGGGTGGACACGCTGCCCGTGGACGGCAAGCCGACGAAAACCCACGCCTACATCGTGAAGCCCCTGGGCTTTGACCCCAAGAAGACGTATCCCGTGGCCTTCGTCATCCACGGCGGCCCCCAGGGCGCCTGGGCCAACGCCTGGCATCCCCGCTGGAACGCCCAGGCCTGGGCCAGCCGCGGCTTCATCACGGTGCTGCCCAACCCCCGCGGGTCGACGGGCTTCGGCCAGGCCTACTGCGATGCCATCAGCGGCGACTGGAACGGCGCCGTCATGACCGACCTCATGAACACCCTGGACGCCTCCCTGAAGGCCGTTCCCAACGCCGATCCCAAGCGCGTGGTGGCCGCCGGTGGCAGCTACGGCGGCTACGCCGTGAACTGGATCTCCGGCCACTACGCGGACCGCTTCGCCGCCTTCGTCACCCACGCCAGCATCTTCAACACCGAATCCATGCAGCTGGGCACGGAGGAGCTGTGGTTCCCCCACTGGGAGTTCAAGGGCTGGCCCTGGGAAAGCGCCGCCAACAAGGCCCGCTGGCAGTCGCAGAGCCCCACCACCGGGATCGCGAACATGACCAAGCCCATGCTCGTCATCCACGGCGAACTGGACTACCGCGTGCCTGTCACCGAGGCTTTCCAGCTCTACAACACGCTGCAGGTGCGCGGCATTCCCAGCCAACTGCTCTACTTCCCCGACGAGGCCCACTTCGTCGCCAAGCCCCAGAACAGCAAGCTCTGGTACGAGACCGTGCTGGGCTGGTGCGAGAAGTGGACGAAGTAG
- a CDS encoding S41 family peptidase translates to MARFFKRNWMWMIMTATVVVAGPLLARSSGEVARQRTLDTLTEIMELVQKQTPEPPAPRQLTHATIQGMLHTLDPHSNYMDESEFRLLREEQKGSFFGIGAIIQQHDQGIAIISPMKGGPAERMGIRSGDIIKEIDGASTEGMTSNAALQKLRGEKGTLVEVAVQRAGIADLLRFSIPRAEVPTNSVYYSFMLNPTTGFILIKDFGETTSEEFERAVASLKKQGMKQLILDLRNNGGGVLDAAIGICRQLLGPDQLIVSQKGRDGREENQTRTSKGAQLDPFPLTILINRGSASASEIVTGAVQDHDRGLVVGQTSWGKGLVQSLLTINRSRGLALTTARYYTPSGRSIQRDYSHGLDDYYNPEDEKDAKPQGPAFKTDLNRTVYGGGGINPDYPVTVPKLNEFMISLRFQHSAFFRFAVHEKEHFGIKPGQHADDVVMARFRAWALDQKLTISDKDWEANHDIMQEQISIEMQNVAYGIEAGFKIQCEKDPVILRALELMPEAETLLHKKQLLSRGAPATVGTTL, encoded by the coding sequence ATGGCCCGTTTCTTCAAGCGCAATTGGATGTGGATGATCATGACGGCCACGGTGGTCGTGGCGGGGCCCCTGCTGGCCCGCTCCAGCGGCGAGGTGGCCCGCCAGCGCACCCTGGATACCCTGACCGAAATCATGGAGCTGGTGCAGAAGCAGACGCCGGAACCCCCGGCCCCGCGGCAGCTCACCCACGCCACCATCCAAGGCATGCTGCACACGCTGGATCCCCACTCCAACTACATGGATGAAAGCGAATTCCGCCTCCTGCGCGAAGAGCAGAAGGGCTCGTTCTTCGGCATTGGCGCCATCATCCAGCAGCACGATCAGGGCATCGCCATCATCAGCCCCATGAAGGGCGGCCCCGCCGAGCGCATGGGCATCCGCTCCGGCGACATCATCAAAGAAATCGACGGCGCCAGCACCGAGGGCATGACCTCCAATGCCGCCCTTCAAAAGCTCCGTGGGGAAAAGGGCACCCTGGTGGAAGTGGCCGTGCAGCGGGCGGGCATCGCCGACCTGCTGCGTTTTTCCATTCCCCGGGCCGAAGTGCCCACCAACAGCGTCTACTACAGCTTCATGCTGAACCCCACCACGGGCTTCATCCTCATCAAGGATTTCGGCGAAACCACCTCCGAGGAATTCGAGCGGGCCGTGGCCAGCCTGAAGAAGCAGGGCATGAAGCAGCTCATCCTCGACCTCCGCAACAATGGCGGTGGTGTGCTGGATGCGGCCATCGGCATCTGCCGCCAGCTGCTGGGCCCCGACCAGCTCATCGTCAGCCAGAAGGGCCGCGACGGGCGCGAGGAAAACCAGACCCGCACCAGCAAGGGCGCGCAGCTCGACCCCTTCCCGCTCACCATTCTCATCAACCGCGGCTCCGCCAGCGCCAGCGAGATTGTCACCGGTGCGGTGCAGGACCACGACCGGGGCCTGGTCGTCGGGCAGACCAGCTGGGGCAAGGGCCTCGTCCAGAGCCTGCTCACCATCAACCGCTCCCGGGGCCTGGCGCTGACCACCGCCCGCTACTACACGCCCTCGGGCCGCAGCATCCAGCGTGACTACAGCCACGGACTGGACGACTACTACAACCCCGAGGACGAAAAGGATGCCAAGCCCCAGGGGCCGGCCTTCAAGACCGACCTCAACCGCACGGTCTACGGCGGGGGCGGCATCAACCCCGACTACCCGGTCACCGTTCCCAAGCTGAACGAGTTCATGATCAGCCTCCGCTTCCAGCATTCGGCCTTCTTCCGCTTCGCCGTCCACGAAAAGGAGCACTTTGGCATCAAGCCTGGTCAGCATGCCGACGACGTCGTCATGGCCCGCTTCCGCGCCTGGGCCCTGGACCAGAAGCTGACCATCTCCGACAAGGACTGGGAGGCCAACCACGACATCATGCAGGAACAGATTTCCATCGAGATGCAGAACGTGGCCTACGGCATCGAGGCCGGCTTCAAGATCCAGTGCGAAAAGGACCCCGTGATCCTCCGGGCCCTGGAACTCATGCCCGAGGCCGAGACCCTGCTCCACAAGAAGCAACTCCTTTCGCGCGGCGCACCGGCTACAGTGGGAACAACCCTCTAA
- the folK gene encoding 2-amino-4-hydroxy-6-hydroxymethyldihydropteridine diphosphokinase has translation MKAVVALGSNLGDRRAHLEAGLAALRMLGAVLPSPLVMETADESGLGPAYLNTVAILVSDETDPCRLLEALLRLELAAGRDRQAGKNAPRTLDLDLITTDGPGGRWTWEAPADLRILGPELSLELPHPRAFSRPFVLEPWKALSDPGACGGVIPKA, from the coding sequence ATGAAAGCCGTCGTTGCCCTTGGCTCGAACCTCGGCGATCGCCGGGCGCATTTGGAGGCGGGATTGGCGGCGCTGCGCATGCTGGGCGCAGTGCTGCCCTCGCCGCTGGTCATGGAGACCGCGGATGAATCAGGACTCGGCCCCGCCTACCTGAATACCGTGGCGATTCTGGTATCGGATGAGACGGATCCCTGTCGCCTGCTGGAGGCCCTGCTTCGATTGGAGCTGGCCGCCGGCCGGGATCGTCAAGCGGGGAAGAATGCGCCTCGCACCTTGGATCTGGACCTCATCACCACCGACGGGCCCGGCGGCCGTTGGACGTGGGAAGCGCCGGCGGATCTGCGGATCCTCGGTCCGGAATTGAGCCTGGAGCTGCCCCATCCCCGCGCCTTCAGCCGTCCCTTCGTGCTGGAACCCTGGAAGGCACTGTCGGATCCGGGCGCCTGTGGGGGTGTGATCCCGAAGGCCTGA